From one Henriciella marina DSM 19595 genomic stretch:
- a CDS encoding two-component system sensor histidine kinase NtrB yields the protein MSEKASLLDLAPFAVLHIDARRTILAANTEAQIVLGHSLAILRQRNLGEFVYHDSPLFELLDRVSGEEGDVSAHGVTVSGPSVLKGKLYDVRLRPAPQGTTIVALCESLVRDAADSAAGISGFGRILGHEVKNPLAGISGAAQLLLRGADETQAPLLDIIRSEASRIERLVSRLSAFELFSAPRRDRFNIHQLLDKILVAEEAAHGGNIMLKRAYDPSLPEILGDEDHLHEAFQNIVRNAAEAAGETGGKGQVTLQTAFETGFAFSSKRNVNRLQRAIRITVEDNGKGISAETRDQMFDMFSSTKAGGRGLGLSVVSEVVAAHEGRIKVESRPGQTKFSVFLPMKRENVQ from the coding sequence GTGAGCGAAAAAGCGAGCCTTCTTGATCTTGCGCCTTTTGCGGTCCTGCACATTGATGCGCGGCGGACGATACTGGCGGCCAATACCGAAGCTCAGATTGTACTGGGCCATTCTCTGGCCATTCTGAGGCAGAGAAATCTGGGCGAGTTCGTCTATCACGACTCGCCGTTGTTTGAGCTTCTGGACCGGGTAAGCGGCGAAGAAGGCGATGTCAGCGCCCATGGCGTTACAGTGTCCGGCCCATCGGTTCTTAAAGGTAAGCTCTACGATGTGCGGTTGCGTCCGGCCCCGCAGGGCACGACGATTGTTGCGCTCTGCGAGTCACTTGTTCGCGATGCCGCAGACAGCGCGGCAGGCATCTCCGGCTTTGGCCGCATACTCGGACATGAAGTGAAGAACCCGCTGGCCGGAATTTCCGGTGCTGCGCAGCTCCTTCTGCGCGGAGCAGATGAGACCCAGGCACCGCTACTTGATATCATCCGCAGCGAGGCAAGCCGGATCGAACGACTCGTCAGCCGTCTGTCGGCCTTCGAGCTGTTCTCAGCCCCGCGCCGCGACCGTTTCAACATCCACCAGCTTCTCGACAAGATTCTTGTCGCTGAAGAAGCCGCGCATGGTGGCAACATCATGCTCAAGCGTGCCTATGATCCATCATTGCCCGAAATACTCGGCGATGAAGACCATCTGCATGAGGCCTTCCAGAATATCGTCCGCAATGCTGCCGAAGCGGCTGGTGAAACGGGCGGCAAAGGCCAGGTTACGTTGCAGACGGCCTTCGAGACCGGCTTTGCCTTTTCCAGCAAGCGCAATGTGAACCGGCTGCAGCGCGCGATCAGGATAACGGTCGAAGACAATGGCAAAGGCATAAGCGCGGAGACCCGCGACCAGATGTTCGATATGTTCTCATCGACGAAAGCTGGCGGGCGCGGTCTTGGTTTGAGTGTCGTCTCTGAGGTCGTCGCGGCACATGAAGGCCGCATCAAGGTCGAAAGCCGGCCCGGCCAGACAAAATTTTCGGTGTTCCTGCCGATGAAACGGGAAAACGTTCAATGA
- a CDS encoding tRNA dihydrouridine synthase, whose translation MSGSTDAAFRRQAVRFGAEAVVSEMVAGETLAMARPDVVRRTCRHEGKGRWIVQLAARRPEDMRRGAELLAEAGVDQIDINMGCPSRQVTGGQSGSALMKEPDLAKAIIDAALEGAGGLPVSLKMRLGWDSDMLNAPELAQYAEHVGLCMLAVHGRTRCQYYKGQADWARVSDTVNAVALPVVVNGDIGSVEDADKALQQSGAHGVMVGRSAVGRPWMLGEISAHLAGRTNWSEPSAAEKHESLIEQIEDSMTLYGTCLGLRIVRKHISASIDWLANDWSDTERREIRSAACKFVEPAPLFDFLNRVYADKWSVAA comes from the coding sequence ATGTCAGGCTCGACGGACGCCGCATTCCGCCGTCAGGCCGTGCGGTTTGGCGCTGAAGCTGTCGTCTCGGAGATGGTGGCCGGTGAGACGCTGGCCATGGCCCGGCCCGATGTTGTACGCCGCACATGTCGTCATGAGGGCAAGGGGCGCTGGATCGTCCAGCTCGCCGCAAGACGGCCCGAAGACATGAGGCGCGGCGCTGAACTGCTCGCTGAGGCGGGCGTCGACCAGATCGATATCAATATGGGGTGTCCATCCCGGCAGGTGACGGGCGGTCAGTCTGGCTCGGCCTTGATGAAAGAGCCTGATCTTGCAAAGGCCATTATCGATGCCGCTCTTGAGGGGGCCGGTGGCCTTCCGGTTTCCTTGAAAATGCGGCTCGGTTGGGACAGCGATATGCTCAACGCGCCTGAACTCGCCCAATACGCCGAACACGTTGGCCTCTGCATGTTAGCGGTCCACGGGCGCACGCGCTGCCAGTACTACAAGGGGCAGGCGGACTGGGCACGGGTATCAGATACGGTGAATGCCGTCGCGCTGCCTGTTGTGGTGAACGGCGATATAGGGTCCGTCGAAGACGCGGATAAAGCCCTGCAGCAGTCTGGGGCTCACGGTGTCATGGTCGGGCGATCAGCCGTGGGGCGCCCCTGGATGCTGGGTGAGATCTCGGCTCACCTTGCTGGAAGAACCAATTGGAGCGAACCGAGCGCCGCCGAAAAGCATGAGAGCCTGATCGAGCAGATCGAGGATAGCATGACGCTCTATGGGACATGCCTTGGTCTGCGGATCGTGCGCAAGCACATCTCGGCCTCCATCGACTGGCTCGCGAATGACTGGTCTGACACCGAGCGCAGAGAAATCCGCAGCGCAGCGTGCAAGTTTGTCGAGCCGGCCCCGCTCTTCGATTTCCTGAACCGGGTCTATGCCGACAAGTGGAGTGTCGCTGCGTGA
- a CDS encoding bifunctional 2-C-methyl-D-erythritol 4-phosphate cytidylyltransferase/2-C-methyl-D-erythritol 2,4-cyclodiphosphate synthase: MSVHAIIVAAGAGQRAGRNSPKQFEMLAGKPVYRWSVDTLLADERFKTVCIALPKSSLEAVRATLPVDQRLVCVAGGAERADSVRSGLDALEADENDLVFIHDAARPGLDGVIIDRLIEALDAHVAAAPALPITDAVKRREDGALRTIDRSDLYRIQTPQAFRLNVLKDTLSQTSKAYVDDLEAVEASGVAVELVSGSEKLSKITYPDDFEKVRSLMFSSDLPIRVGTGFDVHGFEPGPGVTLCGVFIEHDAKLKGHSDADAGWHALTDAILGAMALGDIGDHFPPSDAQWKDADSGMFLRHAIDLTRQQGWELTNCDVTLICEAPKIKPHREAMREKTAAVTGLALDAVSIKATTTEGLGFTGRGEGIAAQAVATLRQLR, translated from the coding sequence ATGAGCGTGCATGCAATCATCGTAGCGGCTGGCGCTGGACAACGCGCTGGACGAAATTCGCCCAAGCAGTTCGAAATGCTTGCCGGCAAGCCGGTTTACAGATGGTCTGTCGATACGCTTCTGGCAGATGAGCGATTTAAGACGGTCTGCATCGCTCTTCCGAAATCAAGTCTGGAGGCGGTGCGCGCCACCCTTCCAGTCGACCAGAGACTTGTTTGCGTTGCGGGCGGCGCCGAGCGCGCTGACTCCGTGCGCAGCGGATTGGATGCGCTTGAGGCCGATGAGAATGATCTGGTCTTCATCCATGATGCGGCTCGGCCCGGGCTGGACGGGGTCATTATCGACCGTCTGATCGAAGCCCTCGATGCGCATGTCGCTGCAGCGCCCGCCTTGCCCATCACGGATGCTGTAAAGCGCCGTGAAGATGGAGCTCTGCGTACGATCGATCGCTCCGACTTGTACAGGATACAGACCCCTCAGGCCTTTCGTCTGAACGTCCTCAAGGATACGCTCAGCCAGACCAGTAAGGCTTATGTCGATGATCTTGAAGCTGTCGAGGCAAGCGGGGTTGCTGTCGAGCTGGTTTCTGGATCAGAGAAATTGAGCAAGATCACCTACCCCGATGATTTCGAGAAAGTTCGCTCTCTTATGTTTTCCAGCGACCTCCCCATCAGAGTTGGCACAGGGTTCGACGTCCACGGTTTTGAGCCAGGGCCCGGCGTTACACTTTGCGGCGTCTTCATTGAGCATGATGCCAAACTGAAGGGGCATTCTGATGCGGACGCTGGCTGGCACGCGCTGACGGACGCGATTCTTGGAGCCATGGCGCTCGGCGATATCGGCGATCACTTTCCGCCGTCTGATGCGCAATGGAAGGATGCCGACTCCGGTATGTTCCTGCGCCACGCAATTGACCTCACCCGCCAACAAGGCTGGGAGCTTACCAATTGCGACGTGACGCTGATCTGTGAGGCCCCAAAGATCAAACCGCATCGCGAAGCCATGCGAGAAAAAACAGCCGCTGTGACCGGACTTGCGCTAGACGCCGTCAGCATCAAGGCCACCACCACCGAGGGCCTCGGCTTCACTGGTCGAGGCGAAGGGATTGCGGCGCAGGCCGTGGCAACGCTGAGACAGCTTCGTTAG
- a CDS encoding type II toxin-antitoxin system RatA family toxin codes for MPRLSKQVIIEHRADEVFDLVADVRRYPDFIKWIRSMKVSGEREENGVRKYRGEVDVGFKGFSERFATDITADQPNNTVEVKLAYGPFKRLQNRWKMTPDGQLGTVIDFFIDYEFRNPVLSFLAKANTSLAVNKIMKSFIEEADRRYGARRT; via the coding sequence TTGCCGCGTCTTTCCAAGCAGGTGATCATCGAGCATCGCGCCGATGAGGTCTTTGATCTTGTCGCGGATGTTCGCCGCTATCCCGATTTCATCAAATGGATCCGCTCCATGAAGGTGAGCGGTGAGCGCGAAGAAAACGGCGTTCGAAAATATCGCGGTGAGGTCGATGTCGGCTTCAAAGGCTTTTCCGAGCGCTTTGCGACCGACATCACCGCCGACCAGCCGAATAACACGGTTGAAGTGAAGCTTGCGTACGGACCGTTCAAGCGGCTGCAGAACCGTTGGAAGATGACGCCGGATGGCCAGCTTGGCACGGTCATCGACTTCTTTATCGATTATGAGTTCCGCAACCCGGTCCTGTCATTCCTTGCCAAGGCGAACACGTCTCTTGCCGTCAACAAGATCATGAAATCCTTCATCGAAGAGGCCGACCGGCGATATGGTGCGCGTCGGACCTGA
- a CDS encoding CinA family protein → MFPDRLRNLCLLTMDEARERRIKIATAESCTGGLIAALFTEFSGSSDVFERGFVTYSNRAKEEVLGVPGDLIADNGAVSEAVARIMAEGALEASRANLAIAVTGVAGPGGGTPMKPVGTVHIACARENKAVLHEVCYFGDIGRHEVRMATIETALEMIRQQIP, encoded by the coding sequence ATGTTTCCAGACCGACTTCGAAATCTTTGCCTGCTGACCATGGATGAAGCGCGCGAACGCCGCATCAAGATTGCGACGGCAGAATCCTGCACGGGTGGCCTGATCGCAGCGCTGTTTACGGAATTCTCCGGCTCGTCAGACGTTTTCGAGCGCGGCTTTGTCACCTATTCCAACCGCGCAAAGGAAGAGGTGCTTGGCGTGCCAGGCGATCTAATCGCGGATAATGGCGCGGTCTCTGAAGCAGTGGCCCGGATAATGGCCGAAGGCGCGCTTGAGGCGAGCCGCGCAAATCTTGCCATTGCGGTGACCGGTGTTGCCGGCCCCGGCGGCGGCACACCGATGAAGCCGGTGGGCACAGTTCACATTGCCTGCGCCCGTGAAAACAAGGCCGTTCTCCACGAAGTCTGCTATTTCGGGGATATTGGCCGCCACGAGGTTCGCATGGCGACGATCGAGACAGCGCTCGAAATGATCCGGCAGCAAATTCCGTAA
- the ntrX gene encoding nitrogen assimilation response regulator NtrX — translation MSADILVVDDEPDIRDLIAGVLEDESYAVRTAATAEKALEEVRMRAPGLVILDVWLQGSDMDGLSVLKFMKSIDPLIPVIVISGHGNIETAVAAIRRGAYDFIEKPFKSDRLLHLVGRALESTALKRENASLRNMVISSDDWIGTSHAAATLRTAIDKVGPTNSRVLVTGPAGAGKELAGRLIHAQSNRHDGPFVVVNAANISPDLMEQELFGEEDHEGRPKRIGLFEKAHTGTLLLDEVADMPLGTQNKILRVLTEQRFQRVGGKSDVHVDVRVMSASTKDLKEEIAAKRFREDLYYRLSVVPIRVPSLAERRDDIPALVDHFTGKISDSSGLNARSFSSEAVAVLQSMEWPGNVRQLKNLVERILILSPHDAKRPVSVDELPQERSGLGGSAHPSASADLVGLSLRDAREQFEREYLTLQITRFDGNISRTAEFIGMERSALHRKLKALGVNASASRSEV, via the coding sequence ATGAGTGCCGATATTCTTGTCGTAGACGACGAGCCAGACATCCGCGACCTGATCGCGGGGGTGCTTGAGGATGAAAGCTATGCTGTCCGCACCGCGGCGACAGCAGAGAAGGCCCTTGAGGAAGTCAGGATGCGTGCGCCGGGTCTGGTCATCCTTGATGTCTGGCTGCAGGGCAGCGACATGGATGGCCTGTCGGTTCTCAAATTCATGAAGTCGATCGACCCGCTTATCCCGGTCATCGTCATCAGTGGGCATGGCAACATCGAGACAGCCGTCGCTGCCATCCGGCGCGGCGCCTATGACTTTATCGAAAAGCCCTTCAAGTCAGACCGCCTGTTGCACCTTGTCGGCAGAGCGCTGGAATCTACGGCGCTGAAGCGTGAGAATGCATCGCTCCGCAATATGGTCATCAGCAGTGATGACTGGATCGGTACCAGCCATGCGGCCGCGACGTTGCGAACGGCTATCGACAAGGTCGGCCCGACCAATTCTCGTGTTCTGGTCACAGGACCAGCTGGCGCTGGCAAGGAGCTTGCCGGACGCCTTATTCATGCGCAGTCCAATCGTCATGATGGCCCTTTTGTCGTTGTGAACGCGGCAAATATTTCTCCGGACCTTATGGAGCAGGAGCTCTTCGGTGAGGAAGACCATGAGGGCCGACCGAAGCGGATCGGTCTCTTTGAAAAGGCCCATACCGGCACGCTTCTGCTGGATGAGGTGGCCGATATGCCCCTCGGCACACAGAACAAGATACTGCGTGTGCTGACAGAGCAGCGCTTCCAGCGTGTCGGCGGCAAATCAGACGTGCACGTGGATGTGCGCGTCATGTCCGCATCGACCAAGGATCTCAAGGAAGAGATCGCTGCAAAGCGTTTCCGGGAAGACCTCTATTATCGGCTGAGCGTCGTACCTATTCGTGTGCCATCTCTGGCAGAGCGCCGAGATGATATCCCGGCGCTGGTCGATCACTTTACAGGCAAGATATCTGACAGTTCCGGACTGAATGCCCGCTCGTTTTCGTCCGAGGCCGTTGCTGTCCTTCAGTCCATGGAGTGGCCAGGCAATGTCCGTCAGCTAAAGAACCTGGTTGAGCGTATTCTGATCCTGTCGCCCCATGATGCAAAGCGTCCGGTGTCCGTGGATGAGCTGCCACAGGAGAGAAGCGGTCTCGGCGGCAGCGCCCATCCGTCGGCCTCTGCTGATCTCGTCGGTCTTTCTCTTCGAGATGCCCGCGAGCAGTTCGAGCGCGAGTATCTGACTCTTCAGATTACCCGGTTCGACGGCAATATCTCCCGCACAGCCGAGTTTATTGGCATGGAACGGTCGGCGCTGCACAGGAAGCTGAAAGCGCTTGGCGTCAATGCGTCGGCATCGCGGTCGGAAGTCTAG
- a CDS encoding sigma 54-interacting transcriptional regulator, with the protein MSQKTVLLAEDDASIRLVVNQTLVTAGYQVRATSSVDALERWVRNGEGDVIVTDVYLGDTAIFEVLPSIKLARPDLPVIVMSGQNTILTAASAARHGVYDYLPKPFDIDQLTSLVGRALKGPLRKDAAAADALKGQGENSLPLIGRSEPMQEVYRIISRVMSTDLTVLIEGESGTGKELAAQAIHELGSEMTGPFKALDLAAMPTDRISKDLFGTAEEPGLAFDKGATLYLDEIGDLPAEAQTQLVKLMREAGGARIIASTRKPLGALVEEGRFREDLFYRINVVRIFMPPLRQRKEDIPELVRAFLIRAQRKGLPSKQLEPAAMDLIMAYDWPGNVRELENLIMRLAALSPDAVISQRDVERELRAEALKDISSSGSFEKEVETLLHKYVMADLLQADPDDSDIHRTIMEQVERPLIKLALSVTSGNKLRTAALLGVNRNTLRSRINSLGLADD; encoded by the coding sequence ATGAGTCAGAAGACTGTACTGCTCGCCGAAGACGATGCCAGCATCCGGCTGGTCGTCAACCAGACCCTTGTCACCGCGGGCTATCAGGTCCGCGCGACCAGCTCTGTGGATGCGCTTGAGCGCTGGGTGCGCAATGGCGAAGGCGACGTGATCGTCACCGACGTCTATCTCGGTGACACGGCAATCTTCGAAGTGCTGCCGTCCATCAAGCTGGCCCGTCCTGACCTTCCCGTCATTGTGATGAGCGGCCAGAACACGATTTTGACGGCGGCGTCAGCTGCTCGCCATGGCGTTTATGACTATCTGCCCAAGCCGTTCGATATCGACCAGCTGACCAGCCTTGTCGGGCGCGCGCTCAAAGGGCCTTTGCGCAAGGATGCCGCCGCCGCTGATGCTCTGAAAGGGCAGGGCGAGAACAGCCTGCCTCTAATTGGCCGCTCAGAGCCTATGCAGGAAGTCTACCGCATCATTTCGCGAGTGATGAGTACAGACTTGACCGTCCTGATCGAGGGCGAATCCGGCACCGGAAAGGAGCTTGCCGCCCAGGCCATCCATGAGCTCGGCAGCGAGATGACCGGGCCGTTCAAGGCGCTGGACCTGGCCGCAATGCCGACCGATCGGATCAGCAAGGACCTCTTCGGGACAGCTGAAGAACCGGGCCTCGCCTTCGACAAGGGTGCAACGCTCTATCTCGATGAGATCGGTGACTTGCCCGCCGAGGCACAGACCCAGCTTGTCAAGCTGATGCGGGAAGCAGGTGGGGCGCGCATTATCGCATCGACGCGCAAACCGCTAGGCGCCCTCGTTGAGGAAGGCCGCTTCAGAGAAGATCTGTTCTATCGCATCAATGTGGTGCGGATTTTTATGCCGCCACTGCGACAGCGCAAGGAAGACATTCCCGAACTGGTTCGCGCTTTCCTCATCCGCGCTCAACGCAAAGGGCTGCCAAGCAAGCAGCTGGAGCCAGCGGCGATGGACCTCATCATGGCCTATGACTGGCCGGGCAATGTTCGCGAGCTCGAAAATCTCATCATGCGTCTTGCGGCGCTCAGCCCTGATGCCGTGATTTCTCAGCGCGACGTCGAGCGCGAACTGCGGGCCGAAGCGCTGAAGGACATCTCGTCGTCCGGCAGCTTCGAGAAGGAAGTCGAGACGCTGTTGCACAAATACGTAATGGCCGATTTGCTGCAGGCAGACCCGGACGATAGCGACATTCACCGCACCATCATGGAGCAGGTTGAGCGCCCGCTGATCAAGCTTGCCTTGTCAGTTACATCCGGCAACAAGCTTCGGACAGCTGCCCTTCTAGGGGTCAACCGAAACACGCTTCGCTCCAGGATCAACTCACTCGGCCTCGCAGACGACTGA
- the trkA gene encoding Trk system potassium transporter TrkA — MRVIICGAGRVGQGIARRLARENHDIVMIDQDTKLIDIVQTELDVRGIEGHAGHPEVLASAGGADCDMIIAVTYSDEVNMVICQVADTLFNIPNKIARIRAQQYLQVGYRQLFSREGLGIDLVISPEIEVGDAILQRFSTPGALMSVNFGRGDVQLVAIEVLADSPVLDTALDQIQGLFPSLSARVVGINRAGHVFAPRGNDHLKIGDTAYVAVLKSHSHRLNSIFNRPEPEMRRVVVVGGGNVGLYVAKGLEKQSGIRVRVIEADVGRAERAAAELSRTIVIHGDGLTRYILEESDAPTADLVIATTHDDKTNILISKLAKQMGAKRALALVNAPELASLAREMKLDAVLDPRALTVSRILMKMRRGRILALQSLEDGAAEIAEGVTLDTSPLIGKTLGYDDLPKGVTAAAVLRDGEVVFASSDVTVKANDHVLLFYEGAMTSKVEQFFRVSADFF; from the coding sequence ATGCGGGTTATTATCTGTGGAGCTGGGCGCGTCGGGCAGGGCATTGCACGGCGGCTAGCCAGGGAAAACCATGACATCGTGATGATCGATCAGGACACCAAGCTGATTGATATTGTGCAGACCGAACTGGATGTCCGGGGCATTGAGGGGCACGCGGGCCATCCCGAAGTCCTGGCATCAGCAGGCGGCGCCGATTGCGACATGATCATCGCGGTCACTTATTCCGACGAAGTGAACATGGTGATCTGCCAGGTCGCGGATACGCTGTTCAACATTCCCAACAAGATTGCGCGCATCCGGGCCCAGCAATATCTCCAGGTCGGTTACCGGCAGCTCTTTTCGCGAGAAGGTCTCGGCATTGATCTCGTCATCTCGCCAGAGATTGAAGTTGGTGATGCCATCCTTCAGCGGTTCAGCACGCCCGGTGCGCTGATGAGCGTGAACTTCGGACGCGGTGATGTTCAACTTGTCGCGATCGAGGTGCTTGCAGACAGCCCCGTCCTTGATACGGCGCTGGATCAGATACAGGGGCTGTTTCCAAGCCTGAGTGCACGGGTTGTCGGCATTAACAGGGCGGGCCATGTTTTTGCACCCCGCGGAAACGACCACCTCAAGATTGGCGACACCGCCTATGTCGCTGTCCTGAAATCTCACAGTCACAGGCTGAACAGCATTTTCAATCGGCCGGAGCCGGAGATGCGCCGCGTCGTGGTTGTCGGCGGCGGTAATGTCGGCCTGTACGTCGCAAAGGGGCTCGAGAAGCAATCGGGTATTCGCGTTCGGGTCATCGAAGCAGATGTGGGGCGTGCCGAGCGGGCCGCCGCTGAGCTTTCACGCACCATTGTCATCCATGGGGATGGCCTGACACGCTATATCCTGGAAGAATCCGACGCCCCGACCGCCGATCTCGTCATTGCAACGACCCATGACGACAAGACCAACATCCTTATTTCAAAGCTCGCCAAACAGATGGGGGCCAAACGTGCGCTTGCGCTCGTCAACGCGCCTGAGCTTGCGTCTCTCGCCCGCGAAATGAAACTCGACGCGGTGCTCGACCCTAGGGCGCTCACCGTTTCGCGCATTCTTATGAAGATGCGCCGTGGCCGCATTCTCGCGCTGCAGTCGCTGGAAGATGGAGCCGCAGAGATTGCAGAAGGCGTCACACTCGATACATCCCCGCTGATCGGCAAGACGCTTGGCTATGATGATCTGCCAAAGGGCGTGACCGCTGCGGCCGTCCTACGCGATGGCGAGGTTGTCTTTGCGTCCAGCGACGTAACCGTGAAGGCGAATGATCACGTTCTGCTCTTTTATGAAGGCGCGATGACGAGCAAGGTCGAGCAATTCTTCCGGGTCAGCGCTGATTTCTTTTAG
- a CDS encoding sensor histidine kinase NtrY-like, giving the protein MRGFLKPGKSQTGWTLFQWLFLVAAFLAAMVTFVAVSEMDPIAPMSRDVQAMIIANTVIISILALIIVQRYRASRTLEKGAEGNRLARRFLLLFSLSAVIPALVVSVFLWAAISRGFDTWFGERVFTLVEQTATVARENVDEYSDSLEEDTRLAATDINNALEGLTDEPEAFSSYLGMQALLRNMRVGYVIDREGDPLSIGQNASSEAYYRRPTPDMFDEADDGEVVLSLFENEGFTTSLIKLNGMTEAYLYLAKPLDRDAFARLRRAEQALEEYRIAGELSTRSQALFIVAYGQIVALVLLMAIRLALEAASRITGPIGRLANAAQSVRDGDLDIRVPLPRGKDEVRALTRSFNVMTEQLGAQRSALIFAREEAEDRRLFLETLLEEVSAGVIRIDEGFVVTLANPSAQKLLDAEAPVEGRLLSEIAPAFMPHTEEAMASGLPIDASLDLRTVGGPRHFRLKAARDSTGGLVLTFDDATRLVTAQRQLAWRDVARRIAHEIRNPLTPIQLSAERLRRRYTQYIPEDDTIFEKCTDTILRQVSDIGRMVEEFSGFARMPKPTLDTFDLAKLIDEIGFSQQVVSPEIDVDIVHARKPLMISADERLLGQAVGNIVKNAAEAIERLPETEEKQGLIEIKIEESDDSIAIIIEDNGPGFPEEARERLLEPYVTTREKGTGLGLAIVNRIIVDHGGAIQLQEREGSRSGARVRIMLPKHAELDELAEVETTEVLS; this is encoded by the coding sequence TTGCGCGGCTTCCTGAAGCCTGGAAAATCCCAGACCGGCTGGACCCTGTTTCAGTGGCTGTTTCTCGTAGCTGCCTTTCTGGCGGCCATGGTGACATTTGTCGCCGTATCAGAGATGGACCCGATCGCGCCAATGAGCCGCGACGTCCAGGCAATGATCATTGCCAATACGGTTATCATTAGCATCCTCGCCCTGATTATTGTGCAGCGCTACCGGGCCTCCAGAACGCTGGAGAAGGGCGCCGAGGGCAACCGGCTGGCGCGCCGTTTCCTGCTATTGTTCAGCCTTTCCGCCGTCATTCCGGCTCTCGTCGTCTCAGTCTTTCTGTGGGCGGCCATCTCGCGTGGGTTCGACACCTGGTTTGGCGAGCGTGTCTTCACTCTCGTTGAGCAGACTGCGACAGTCGCGCGTGAAAACGTCGATGAGTATAGCGACTCCCTCGAGGAGGACACGCGCCTTGCGGCCACCGATATAAACAATGCGCTGGAAGGCCTCACCGATGAGCCGGAAGCCTTTTCCTCATATCTCGGCATGCAGGCCCTGCTGCGGAACATGCGCGTGGGTTATGTCATCGACCGCGAGGGGGATCCGCTTTCCATTGGCCAGAATGCGAGTAGTGAAGCCTACTACCGTCGGCCGACACCTGACATGTTCGATGAAGCCGACGACGGTGAAGTGGTCTTGTCTCTCTTCGAAAATGAAGGGTTCACGACGTCGCTTATCAAGCTGAACGGGATGACAGAGGCCTATCTCTATCTCGCCAAGCCCCTAGACCGCGATGCATTTGCTCGCCTCAGACGTGCAGAGCAGGCGCTGGAGGAATACCGGATTGCTGGCGAGCTGAGTACGCGTTCGCAGGCGCTCTTCATTGTTGCCTATGGCCAGATCGTTGCGCTCGTCCTCCTAATGGCGATCAGGCTGGCGCTTGAGGCGGCAAGCAGGATCACCGGGCCGATTGGCCGGCTGGCAAATGCGGCCCAGTCTGTGCGTGATGGAGATCTCGATATCCGCGTCCCGCTTCCGCGAGGCAAGGATGAGGTTCGCGCCCTGACGCGGTCTTTCAACGTCATGACAGAACAGTTGGGCGCGCAGCGATCTGCGCTCATCTTCGCGCGCGAAGAGGCCGAAGACAGGCGGCTCTTCCTGGAAACCCTGCTTGAAGAGGTAAGCGCCGGCGTCATCCGTATCGACGAAGGCTTTGTCGTCACTTTGGCGAACCCGTCGGCGCAGAAGCTCCTCGACGCTGAAGCACCGGTTGAGGGGCGCCTCCTTTCGGAGATCGCGCCCGCTTTCATGCCTCATACCGAGGAGGCAATGGCATCCGGGCTGCCGATTGATGCCTCGCTTGATCTTCGCACTGTCGGCGGCCCGCGCCATTTCCGATTAAAAGCGGCCCGCGATTCAACCGGAGGGCTGGTTCTCACCTTCGATGACGCGACACGTCTTGTAACGGCGCAGCGACAGCTTGCCTGGCGTGACGTCGCACGTCGCATCGCGCACGAAATCCGCAATCCGCTGACCCCGATTCAGCTCTCGGCCGAGCGTCTAAGGCGTCGCTATACACAGTACATTCCCGAAGACGATACGATCTTTGAGAAGTGCACTGATACGATATTGCGGCAGGTCAGCGACATTGGCCGTATGGTCGAGGAGTTCTCCGGCTTCGCGCGCATGCCAAAACCGACCCTGGACACGTTCGACCTCGCCAAGCTCATTGATGAAATCGGCTTTTCGCAACAGGTTGTCAGCCCTGAAATCGACGTGGACATCGTGCATGCACGAAAGCCTCTGATGATATCAGCGGATGAGCGCCTGTTGGGACAAGCCGTTGGAAATATTGTAAAGAATGCTGCCGAAGCAATCGAGCGCCTGCCTGAAACGGAAGAGAAACAGGGGCTGATAGAAATCAAGATCGAAGAGAGTGATGATTCGATCGCAATCATCATTGAGGACAATGGGCCGGGATTTCCTGAAGAGGCGCGCGAACGCCTTCTGGAACCCTATGTCACAACGCGCGAAAAGGGCACCGGTCTGGGGCTCGCCATCGTCAACAGGATCATCGTCGATCATGGTGGGGCGATACAATTACAGGAGCGCGAGGGATCGCGTAGCGGCGCGCGTGTCCGGATCATGTTGCCAAAACATGCCGAACTGGACGAGCTTGCCGAAGTTGAGACCACGGAGGTTCTCTCATGA